A window of the Mesotoga prima MesG1.Ag.4.2 genome harbors these coding sequences:
- the corA gene encoding magnesium/cobalt transporter CorA, with translation MDRKGIFRKRKPPLGSVPGTLSIDEESPFPKISLIEFDRDYLKEEIIRNVENLASVISATDRVHWIDVQGLGDEATIRKLGEVFSLHPLALEDITNVPQVAKVEEYDNCLFVCLPMMRMEEDSVVYEQMSLFLGETFVLTFQERYGDVLDPVRNRMRRNSRIRSMDNDYTAYAILDTIVDNYFPVLQSIGSELEKLEEELVESISREKLKDLYLMKQKLAQLRRLVWPTKDVIGRISREESEYFKDQTVLYLRDVYDHIIQSLDMLDISRELSSELMNLYLSSTSNRLNEIMKVLTIISTIFIPLSFIVGIYGMNFVYMPELSLKWGYPVVLIVMGVVVFIMLLFIRRKGWFRK, from the coding sequence ATGGATCGAAAGGGAATTTTCAGGAAGAGAAAACCGCCGCTCGGTTCCGTTCCTGGGACTCTTAGTATAGATGAAGAATCACCATTTCCAAAGATCAGTCTCATTGAATTTGACAGAGATTACTTGAAAGAAGAAATAATTCGAAACGTAGAGAATCTGGCGTCGGTCATCTCCGCTACCGACAGAGTCCACTGGATTGATGTGCAGGGATTAGGAGACGAAGCGACAATCCGAAAGCTGGGTGAAGTCTTTTCTCTCCACCCGCTGGCTCTCGAAGATATCACAAATGTTCCGCAGGTTGCAAAGGTTGAGGAGTATGACAATTGCTTGTTTGTTTGTCTTCCCATGATGCGAATGGAAGAAGATTCAGTTGTTTATGAACAGATGAGTCTCTTCTTGGGCGAGACTTTTGTACTTACGTTCCAGGAGAGGTACGGGGACGTTCTCGACCCCGTTAGAAACAGAATGCGGAGGAACTCAAGAATAAGAAGTATGGACAACGATTACACTGCATATGCAATATTGGACACAATCGTGGATAACTACTTTCCAGTCTTGCAAAGTATCGGCAGTGAACTTGAAAAACTTGAAGAAGAGTTAGTTGAGAGCATCTCCAGAGAAAAGCTTAAGGATCTATATCTAATGAAGCAAAAATTAGCCCAATTGAGAAGGCTTGTGTGGCCTACCAAAGATGTTATAGGGCGAATCTCCAGAGAAGAAAGCGAGTACTTCAAAGATCAGACTGTTCTTTATCTTAGAGATGTTTACGATCACATAATTCAGTCACTGGATATGCTTGATATCAGCAGAGAGCTCTCGTCAGAGCTCATGAACTTATACCTCTCTTCCACAAGTAACAGATTGAATGAAATAATGAAAGTGCTGACAATTATCTCCACTATCTTCATACCACTATCCTTTATCGTCGGAATCTATGGGATGAATTTCGTTTACATGCCAGAGCTTTCCTTAAAGTGGGGATATCCCGTTGTTCTTATTGTCATGGGTGTAGTGGTTTTCATAATGCTCTTGTTCATACGCAGAAAGGGATGGTTCAGGAAATGA
- a CDS encoding HD domain-containing phosphohydrolase, whose product MEDSAQFCLDLIDEAVVVVNKNGRVVFQNSVSQKHFGDLIGKLYKAFFDCEDIFVDDEGVVWRVSSSSDKSDSNEIKIFRRTNSLSIGSSFTKREKTSASSFFQGIDDHSTLHSMHSNTSFSILSEIDHFRVYKKAFEENTSGMAIFTVDMSREKIIPAAKNLAFEINRLARLPVIEGIPLDRPMSKADHLFLKALIRVARTGRQEALFLSEEGFYEEVLIKPLSDRDLISVHKEVSAEMNLRMELLSARYLAGTIDQAVISVDENGKIVFVNKAAEILLGRERGGLIGKNINYFLENQSDSRSEKPSAGQEIGERHLFSINKSNGQSVLVEAAVKRIEDSSLAGKVTATVYCLSGLKFEDVIQESAQKTIRGLIETLSTVVEVRDPFTAGHQRRVSKLATAIATEMGLGPEQIDTVREGALLHDIGKISVPTEILSKPGRLTENEWFLIQSHSEAGFKMLERIDLPWPISSIVRKHHERLDGSGYPHGLKGKDIPFETRIVTVADVFEAIVSHRPYRPAHETSTAITELTEGAGRLYDGDVVDCCLSLVGKGFSLD is encoded by the coding sequence TTGGAGGATTCAGCCCAATTTTGTCTCGATCTTATCGATGAAGCGGTCGTAGTTGTTAACAAGAATGGTAGAGTAGTCTTCCAAAACTCGGTTTCACAAAAGCACTTTGGGGACTTGATCGGCAAACTATACAAAGCCTTCTTCGACTGCGAGGATATTTTCGTTGACGACGAAGGAGTAGTTTGGAGAGTCTCTTCTTCTTCAGACAAATCCGACTCCAATGAAATCAAGATATTCAGAAGGACCAATAGTCTAAGTATTGGTTCATCGTTCACGAAACGAGAGAAAACCTCAGCGTCTTCGTTCTTCCAGGGAATAGATGACCATTCAACGCTTCATTCAATGCATTCGAACACGTCATTCAGTATCCTCTCGGAAATCGATCATTTCAGGGTTTACAAAAAAGCTTTTGAAGAGAATACTTCTGGAATGGCTATTTTCACTGTTGATATGTCTCGCGAAAAGATCATCCCGGCGGCAAAAAACCTCGCATTTGAGATCAATCGTCTGGCGCGACTTCCAGTAATAGAGGGCATACCCCTGGATAGACCAATGAGCAAGGCCGACCACCTATTCTTGAAGGCACTCATAAGAGTAGCCCGAACCGGGAGACAGGAAGCGCTTTTTCTTTCTGAAGAAGGCTTCTATGAAGAGGTGTTGATAAAGCCACTTTCTGATCGAGATTTGATAAGTGTACATAAAGAAGTCTCCGCCGAAATGAATCTTCGAATGGAACTGTTGTCGGCAAGGTACTTGGCAGGCACTATCGATCAAGCGGTGATTTCGGTTGATGAAAACGGAAAAATCGTGTTTGTCAACAAGGCGGCTGAAATTCTGTTAGGAAGAGAAAGAGGCGGCCTGATAGGAAAGAATATCAACTACTTTCTTGAAAACCAGTCTGACTCGAGGAGCGAGAAACCATCCGCGGGTCAAGAAATTGGTGAAAGACACCTCTTCTCTATAAACAAAAGCAATGGACAATCTGTTTTGGTCGAGGCCGCAGTAAAGAGGATCGAAGATTCATCACTAGCAGGAAAGGTGACGGCCACCGTATACTGCCTAAGTGGCCTCAAGTTCGAAGATGTGATTCAGGAATCCGCTCAAAAAACTATTAGAGGTCTTATAGAAACTCTTTCTACAGTTGTTGAAGTAAGAGACCCTTTCACGGCAGGTCATCAAAGAAGGGTGAGCAAACTTGCAACAGCCATTGCTACCGAGATGGGTCTAGGTCCGGAACAAATAGACACGGTGCGAGAAGGCGCTTTGCTTCATGATATTGGAAAGATTTCTGTCCCAACTGAAATTCTTAGTAAGCCGGGCCGGCTCACCGAAAACGAGTGGTTCCTTATTCAGAGCCATAGCGAAGCCGGTTTCAAAATGCTAGAAAGAATTGATCTGCCCTGGCCAATATCAAGCATTGTCAGGAAGCACCATGAGAGATTAGACGGCTCGGGTTATCCCCATGGCTTGAAAGGCAAAGACATTCCCTTTGAAACCAGGATTGTCACCGTTGCCGATGTATTTGAAGCCATCGTTTCTCACAGACCTTACAGACCTGCTCACGAAACATCAACAGCAATTACTGAACTTACAGAGGGAGCCGGAAGGCTGTACGATGGCGATGTTGTAGATTGTTGCCTTTCTCTCGTTGGAAAGGGCTTTTCTCTTGACTGA
- a CDS encoding HAD family hydrolase has translation MRRSGHTEIDASKLKALILDLDGTLLDNSKRIPASALNAIERLQEKGIKLAIFTGRDYLMAREYLDVLNIEGPHALQNGAFLAKGKGEIFLMRCIERKITEYSVSLASILNCHLLLRTDSSEIPDWYHVGDFALSPYLPFLESNINRIVRLDDLTEVVKSANLLQLDITGDLESLKEILGRLTSKYTGDFNFSFISASDDAGFLDVYWSQMEDTAVRLEIASKVDSWGLLSLFNASVSKGLSLDDFLNYHGLASQQVAFIGDHYADIPLLKRVGLSVAVENALPEVKAVCDYVTQSNNDDGVALAIEEIFFSGKR, from the coding sequence TTGAGAAGATCTGGTCACACTGAAATCGATGCAAGTAAACTGAAAGCTCTGATTCTTGATCTAGACGGGACGTTACTTGACAATTCCAAGAGAATTCCCGCATCAGCCTTGAATGCAATCGAGAGGCTTCAGGAAAAAGGAATAAAGCTAGCGATCTTTACCGGACGTGACTACTTAATGGCTCGTGAATATCTGGACGTTCTAAACATTGAGGGTCCTCACGCTCTTCAGAATGGAGCCTTTCTTGCAAAGGGAAAGGGAGAAATCTTCCTCATGCGATGCATAGAAAGAAAGATAACGGAATACTCAGTTTCTCTTGCATCAATACTGAACTGTCATCTCCTCCTTAGAACGGATTCCTCTGAAATTCCTGACTGGTATCATGTGGGCGACTTTGCTCTTAGTCCTTACTTGCCATTCCTAGAAAGCAACATAAACAGAATAGTGAGACTGGACGATCTTACGGAAGTAGTTAAGAGTGCGAACCTTCTTCAACTCGACATCACTGGCGATCTTGAATCTTTGAAAGAGATCTTAGGCAGGCTAACGTCTAAATACACTGGCGACTTCAACTTCTCGTTCATATCAGCGTCGGATGATGCAGGCTTTTTGGATGTGTATTGGTCGCAAATGGAGGACACAGCTGTTCGTCTAGAAATAGCGTCAAAGGTTGACAGCTGGGGACTTCTTTCTCTTTTTAATGCCTCAGTCTCTAAAGGGCTGTCACTCGATGACTTCCTGAATTATCATGGTCTTGCCAGTCAGCAAGTTGCATTTATCGGCGATCACTATGCCGATATTCCCCTTCTAAAGAGAGTCGGGCTTTCTGTAGCTGTAGAGAATGCTCTTCCAGAAGTGAAGGCCGTCTGCGATTATGTGACTCAATCAAACAATGATGATGGTGTTGCTTTAGCCATAGAAGAGATCTTCTTCTCTGGAAAAAGATGA
- a CDS encoding cob(I)yrinic acid a,c-diamide adenosyltransferase, with product MINVRSYHIVAALFQLGNSSRMKNIHILSMKYNRILKLKEAEMNTGFVQIYTGNGKGKTTAAIGLAVRAALAGERVFIGQFIKGMRYSELSLPNYIENIVIEQFGRECFIIRDPETKDLEVARKGLARSREVISSREFGVVILDEIFIAFHYRLVSSMDIRRLMLSKPKEVELVLTGRNAPAEIIREADLVTEMREIKHYYSKGVLAREGIEY from the coding sequence ATGATAAATGTACGAAGTTATCACATAGTTGCGGCCTTATTCCAACTTGGTAACTCTAGCAGGATGAAGAATATTCATATTCTTTCAATGAAGTACAATAGAATACTGAAGCTAAAGGAGGCAGAAATGAACACGGGCTTTGTGCAAATTTACACAGGTAACGGAAAAGGGAAGACTACGGCGGCAATTGGACTTGCAGTAAGAGCTGCTCTTGCAGGTGAGAGAGTCTTCATAGGCCAGTTCATAAAGGGAATGAGATACAGTGAGCTATCCTTGCCTAACTACATTGAAAATATCGTCATCGAGCAGTTCGGAAGGGAATGTTTTATCATTAGAGATCCAGAAACCAAGGATCTTGAGGTTGCAAGAAAAGGTCTTGCCAGATCTAGAGAAGTAATCTCCAGCAGAGAATTCGGGGTCGTTATACTCGATGAGATTTTTATTGCTTTTCATTACAGGTTGGTATCTTCAATGGACATCCGAAGACTCATGCTTTCGAAACCGAAAGAGGTTGAACTAGTATTGACCGGCAGGAATGCCCCAGCCGAGATAATTAGAGAAGCGGATCTTGTTACTGAGATGAGAGAAATCAAGCACTATTATTCTAAAGGAGTTTTGGCAAGGGAGGGAATTGAGTATTGA
- a CDS encoding sulfurtransferase TusA family protein, with the protein MAKYEVTKSVDVRGEVCPVPDVETKRALKKMKSGEILEVWIDYAMSKERIPEAVKSMGHEVLEIEEVGNSEWKIYIKVK; encoded by the coding sequence ATGGCAAAGTATGAAGTAACAAAATCAGTTGATGTAAGAGGAGAAGTCTGCCCGGTTCCTGATGTTGAAACAAAAAGAGCGTTAAAGAAGATGAAATCAGGAGAAATCCTGGAGGTTTGGATTGACTACGCAATGTCAAAGGAAAGAATTCCGGAAGCGGTTAAAAGTATGGGACACGAAGTTCTCGAAATCGAGGAAGTTGGGAACAGCGAGTGGAAGATATACATCAAGGTAAAGTGA
- a CDS encoding YeeE/YedE family protein codes for MAWTGLLVGLAFGIILQRGRVCFNSAFRDVLLFKDNYLWKLGFLAVGLQMITVLFVAQMGWIKIAPPTLNLFGNIVGAYVFGLGMVLAGGCASGVTYRSGEGMTTAMIAAVFYGIGAMAMRGGVFSPIRTWASQFNVSVDANSSVYLDKVGPTLATVLNINPWIPAVILAAVLLWYTLGTKTTERKTKFNWKVAAVSLAILSPIAWITSEAAGRNYGFGITGGWVSIFDSYISNQPLRWDGFEIIGIIIGALIASLLAKEFKLRMPKNPKTYLVVMIGGTMMGAGASLAGGCNIGHFLAGLPTLAISSIIASVFLILGNWTMAYILYRK; via the coding sequence ATGGCCTGGACGGGTCTCTTAGTTGGTCTCGCTTTTGGAATCATTCTTCAGAGAGGAAGAGTGTGTTTCAACTCAGCTTTTAGAGATGTTTTGCTATTCAAGGATAACTACCTTTGGAAATTAGGTTTTCTTGCTGTTGGCCTGCAAATGATCACCGTTCTCTTTGTGGCACAAATGGGTTGGATAAAGATTGCTCCACCAACTCTGAATCTCTTCGGCAACATTGTAGGGGCTTACGTATTTGGTCTGGGTATGGTTCTAGCCGGTGGCTGTGCATCTGGTGTAACCTACAGATCGGGAGAAGGAATGACGACTGCAATGATCGCTGCGGTTTTCTACGGAATTGGTGCAATGGCAATGCGGGGCGGAGTGTTTTCGCCCATAAGAACCTGGGCCTCTCAATTTAACGTTTCCGTCGATGCCAATTCCTCTGTCTACCTTGACAAGGTTGGTCCAACTCTTGCGACGGTTCTCAATATCAATCCATGGATCCCTGCGGTGATACTGGCTGCTGTGCTTCTATGGTATACATTAGGGACAAAGACAACAGAAAGAAAAACTAAGTTCAACTGGAAGGTTGCCGCGGTTTCTCTGGCTATTCTCTCCCCCATTGCTTGGATAACAAGTGAGGCCGCGGGAAGAAACTACGGATTCGGCATCACCGGTGGCTGGGTCTCAATATTTGATTCTTACATCAGTAATCAGCCTCTTAGGTGGGACGGATTTGAAATAATCGGTATCATTATTGGCGCTCTCATCGCTTCACTTCTTGCCAAAGAGTTCAAACTGAGAATGCCCAAGAATCCCAAGACTTATCTTGTTGTGATGATCGGCGGCACGATGATGGGAGCTGGAGCCAGTCTGGCAGGCGGTTGTAATATAGGTCATTTTCTTGCCGGTCTTCCAACTCTCGCAATCTCTTCTATAATCGCTAGTGTGTTCTTGATACTTGGCAACTGGACAATGGCCTATATACTATACAGAAAGTGA
- a CDS encoding DsrE/DsrF/TusD sulfur relay family protein, with amino-acid sequence MRITIQVFAPPYSYEDLDSAIKIAEAGLNKGHEVTIFLFADSILSINSKVKPIRVDRDIPRKLESMIKEKGLKVEICGICMDYRGVTKDMIIEGSNPSGLPELASLIFNSDRFVNLMA; translated from the coding sequence TTGAGAATAACAATTCAAGTTTTCGCACCACCTTACTCATATGAGGATCTTGATTCAGCAATAAAGATTGCTGAAGCCGGCCTTAACAAGGGACATGAAGTTACGATATTTCTATTTGCAGACTCAATCCTTTCTATAAACAGTAAGGTCAAGCCTATAAGAGTAGACAGAGATATCCCCAGAAAATTGGAATCTATGATAAAAGAAAAAGGTTTGAAAGTTGAGATCTGTGGAATATGCATGGACTACAGAGGTGTAACCAAAGATATGATTATCGAAGGTTCGAATCCCAGTGGTCTTCCCGAACTGGCTTCACTGATTTTCAACAGTGACAGGTTTGTTAACCTGATGGCGTGA
- the tusB gene encoding sulfurtransferase complex subunit TusB encodes MYLIVVKNGPNNSAERVKISASKEGDSVVLIQDGIFWALNDIETEAKCFAIKDDVEARGYTADDVTVPLISYDGFIDIIEKCDKSIG; translated from the coding sequence ATGTATTTAATAGTTGTGAAGAACGGACCCAATAATTCTGCTGAAAGAGTAAAGATAAGTGCATCCAAAGAGGGGGACAGTGTTGTCCTCATTCAAGACGGGATTTTCTGGGCACTGAATGACATAGAAACTGAAGCAAAATGCTTTGCCATCAAGGACGATGTGGAGGCAAGAGGTTACACAGCCGATGACGTTACTGTGCCTCTTATAAGTTATGATGGCTTCATAGATATAATCGAAAAGTGTGATAAGTCAATCGGTTAA
- a CDS encoding sulfurtransferase TusA family protein: protein MPLKLPDLFRTLSNQTRLEILTMLMDNYLTATEIATLLQIDLSTVYRHLQQMKKLGILTSTHLHGVERFDFSSPHIFRMLDEAITFMSELKGFSPIVCSEGICSYYLGGELDEIEPDQLLDMRGESCPVPDIQARKTLRKMNPGEILLVIVDYPLSGERIPASVQKEGHEFLKKVADNYGDIKIYIRRRENG from the coding sequence ATGCCTCTTAAGCTTCCGGATCTTTTTAGAACTCTCTCAAATCAAACGAGATTAGAAATCCTTACAATGTTGATGGACAATTACCTTACTGCTACGGAAATTGCGACGTTGCTTCAAATAGATCTGTCAACTGTTTACAGACATCTGCAGCAGATGAAAAAACTTGGAATTCTAACTTCGACTCATCTACACGGAGTGGAGAGATTTGACTTCAGTTCTCCGCACATTTTTAGAATGCTGGATGAAGCAATTACCTTCATGAGTGAACTGAAGGGATTCAGCCCGATTGTTTGCTCGGAGGGCATTTGCAGCTATTATCTTGGAGGAGAGTTGGATGAAATTGAACCTGACCAGCTTCTTGACATGAGAGGCGAATCCTGCCCAGTGCCAGATATTCAAGCTAGGAAGACACTAAGAAAAATGAATCCTGGCGAGATCTTGCTTGTTATAGTGGATTATCCACTTTCCGGGGAAAGAATTCCTGCATCAGTTCAGAAAGAAGGGCATGAGTTTTTGAAAAAAGTGGCGGATAATTACGGCGATATAAAGATCTACATAAGGAGGAGAGAAAATGGTTGA
- the lpdA gene encoding dihydrolipoyl dehydrogenase: MVDAVVIGGGPGGYVCAIRIAQLGKSVALVEKENLGGTCTNWGCIPTKAMLTSAHLYTEIDEKSKRLGIDTSGLGYDLKRIMSHMNRTITMSRKGIEHLLKKNGVDFYNDVAEIKDAGHVLLKNHGKTLETRNIVIAAGSEPSIFKPFSEIEGIWTSNDVFQMEEMPESLVIVGGGVIGVEFATFFSSFGVKTTIIELADHILPYEDRDVADDIRKSLTRQGVEIIERTKVTEVEKDECIFVLNAEGEQELSVQAEKVLVAVGRRPYITEDVRKLGLEIERGVVTNSRMQTNIKGIYAIGDIRAGMMLAHVASYEGIVAAHNIAGEVMEMDYSAVPSIIFSNPEVGSTGIKEDDVEDMERVIIAKFPLSANGRARTVLENTGFVKVIADKENGKVLGMSIVSPSATELIMEGVIAVRNGLTVEELENSIHPHPTLSETVLGALEGVNGMSIHI, translated from the coding sequence ATGGTTGATGCCGTTGTGATTGGTGGTGGACCAGGCGGTTATGTATGCGCAATAAGAATAGCTCAACTTGGTAAGAGCGTTGCACTCGTAGAAAAAGAGAATCTCGGAGGTACATGTACCAACTGGGGCTGTATTCCAACGAAGGCCATGTTGACCTCTGCTCATTTGTATACGGAGATAGACGAGAAATCCAAGAGGCTTGGAATTGATACATCAGGACTAGGCTACGATTTAAAGAGAATAATGTCCCACATGAATAGGACGATTACAATGTCAAGAAAGGGAATCGAACACCTGCTGAAGAAAAATGGTGTTGATTTCTACAACGACGTTGCAGAAATTAAGGATGCAGGACACGTTCTGCTAAAGAACCATGGTAAAACCCTAGAGACCAGAAATATAGTCATTGCCGCGGGTTCTGAACCCTCCATATTCAAGCCGTTCAGTGAAATCGAAGGTATTTGGACCAGCAACGATGTCTTTCAAATGGAAGAGATGCCAGAAAGCCTTGTAATCGTTGGTGGAGGAGTTATCGGTGTTGAATTTGCAACATTTTTTAGCTCATTCGGAGTGAAGACTACAATCATTGAGCTTGCGGACCACATTCTTCCATACGAAGATAGAGATGTTGCCGATGACATTCGAAAGTCATTGACTCGACAGGGGGTTGAAATAATTGAAAGAACGAAGGTGACTGAGGTGGAAAAGGATGAATGTATCTTCGTTCTAAATGCCGAAGGTGAACAGGAGCTCTCAGTTCAGGCTGAGAAAGTTCTTGTTGCAGTTGGTAGGAGACCCTATATAACCGAAGATGTGAGAAAGCTTGGTCTGGAAATTGAAAGGGGGGTCGTCACGAACAGCCGAATGCAGACAAACATTAAAGGTATTTACGCCATAGGCGATATAAGAGCAGGAATGATGCTTGCCCACGTTGCCAGCTATGAGGGTATAGTAGCGGCTCACAACATTGCCGGAGAAGTAATGGAAATGGATTACTCCGCAGTTCCTTCAATCATCTTCTCCAATCCGGAGGTAGGATCTACCGGCATAAAAGAAGACGATGTTGAAGATATGGAGAGAGTAATTATCGCTAAATTCCCCTTGAGTGCCAATGGTAGAGCAAGGACTGTACTAGAAAATACTGGGTTCGTGAAGGTAATCGCAGATAAGGAAAACGGAAAGGTTCTAGGAATGAGCATAGTTTCTCCATCTGCGACGGAGCTCATAATGGAAGGAGTAATAGCAGTCAGGAATGGGTTAACGGTTGAAGAGCTTGAGAACTCGATACACCCTCATCCAACACTATCAGAGACAGTTCTTGGGGCGCTTGAAGGAGTAAATGGAATGAGCATTCATATTTAA
- a CDS encoding peptidylprolyl isomerase, producing MILKKFLLILLAAFFSLTLIGAEYAVRITKGGEAVSNEFWITREEIEQAFSATVANAASQGIILDPYFDSYFTPSELGLKTMIIPYIVDEKLIDYFAWESNLIPSEEEIDAETDSMMEMYTSSPDMVEQIEAIYGSMDAFRSEIRNYVSDALKAELVQESVAPLNDDALAAYFEEFKTEIKNQFETIRARHILVTEEATATELMDRINSGEITFAEAALQFSIDSSTAANGGELGSIVRGQTVPEFEEAILAAPIGELYGPVQSEFGYHLIIVEERNEINSLEDVVNSASYNDFVSGYQNDTYNRWIESYIEENEFDYEILDNELLFYNEYAKAKATEETANEFFVEIASGIFGDGTSSEASLMEYAAFIELSEMLGFTDSPDYETAIRNLFEAGEKRGMIVQKMYDLDSENPEVAAAYYNALLEELENTFMNQDLLQQQLSSYGQSFVDYVFNTIGEIESGLTSVLEKEISDGLRADVLYILIRNNSLSLELDYSPDWRKEKLNQRLGYLEALIQVEPSEAAQTEIESIISELEQIEAEAETPAATE from the coding sequence ATGATTTTGAAGAAGTTTCTACTAATACTCCTGGCAGCGTTTTTTTCGCTCACCCTTATCGGGGCAGAGTATGCAGTCAGGATAACAAAAGGTGGAGAAGCAGTTTCTAACGAGTTCTGGATAACAAGAGAGGAAATTGAGCAGGCATTTAGCGCGACAGTGGCAAATGCGGCGAGCCAAGGGATCATTCTTGATCCGTATTTTGACAGTTACTTTACACCAAGCGAGCTTGGGTTGAAAACCATGATAATACCATACATCGTTGATGAGAAGCTAATAGACTACTTTGCTTGGGAGAGCAATTTGATTCCATCTGAAGAGGAAATTGATGCGGAAACCGATTCGATGATGGAAATGTACACCTCGAGTCCCGACATGGTTGAGCAGATAGAGGCGATCTATGGTTCCATGGACGCTTTCAGATCGGAAATCAGAAACTATGTTTCCGATGCCCTTAAAGCTGAGCTCGTTCAAGAATCGGTGGCTCCTTTAAATGATGACGCTCTGGCGGCTTATTTCGAAGAGTTCAAGACGGAGATAAAGAATCAGTTTGAGACGATAAGAGCTAGACATATTCTGGTTACAGAAGAGGCTACAGCAACTGAATTAATGGACAGAATCAACAGCGGCGAAATCACCTTCGCAGAAGCTGCACTCCAGTTTTCGATAGACTCTTCAACGGCTGCGAATGGAGGCGAGCTGGGGTCAATAGTCAGAGGTCAGACCGTACCTGAATTCGAGGAAGCTATCCTTGCTGCTCCTATCGGCGAGTTGTATGGTCCCGTTCAAAGCGAATTTGGTTATCATTTGATAATTGTAGAAGAGAGAAATGAGATAAACAGCCTTGAAGATGTTGTCAACTCGGCCAGCTACAACGATTTCGTGTCAGGCTATCAAAACGATACTTATAACAGGTGGATAGAGAGCTATATAGAAGAAAACGAGTTCGACTATGAGATCTTGGATAATGAGCTCCTTTTCTACAATGAATATGCCAAAGCAAAAGCGACAGAAGAGACTGCGAACGAATTCTTCGTTGAGATAGCGTCGGGCATATTTGGCGATGGAACCTCGTCCGAAGCATCCTTGATGGAATATGCAGCATTTATTGAACTATCGGAAATGCTTGGATTTACTGACAGTCCGGACTACGAGACAGCGATACGAAATCTCTTTGAAGCCGGTGAGAAGCGCGGTATGATCGTGCAGAAGATGTATGATCTGGATAGTGAAAACCCCGAGGTTGCTGCAGCATACTACAATGCATTGCTGGAGGAACTTGAAAACACGTTCATGAACCAGGATCTTCTTCAGCAACAGTTAAGCAGCTATGGACAGAGCTTTGTAGATTACGTATTCAACACAATTGGAGAGATTGAATCCGGTCTAACCAGCGTTCTTGAAAAAGAGATTTCCGATGGACTTAGAGCAGACGTTCTATACATTCTCATAAGAAATAACTCCCTTTCCCTTGAGCTCGATTACAGTCCCGACTGGAGGAAGGAGAAGCTCAATCAAAGACTCGGTTACTTAGAAGCTTTGATACAAGTTGAGCCATCTGAAGCTGCTCAGACGGAGATAGAATCTATAATCTCCGAACTGGAGCAAATCGAAGCTGAGGCTGAGACTCCTGCAGCAACAGAATGA